CCTGTGCCGGGAAGGGGATTTGCTTTGCCGCCCAAACCGCCCACAAATCCGACCCGACCGACATTTTGTTTACCCACCGGGGGTATTCTTCTCCGGTTGTGACACAGCAGAGGCCCGCAGGCCGGGAAAGGCCGGGCCGCCCTGCACGTCCCTTGCCGTTTCGCCTGCTCCCCGAGGTTTCCCCATGACTGACCTGCTCGACCTGCTCCGTTCGCCCTGGCCCTGGTGGGTGGGCGGCCCCCTGATCGGCCTGACGGTGCCGCTGCTGCTGTGGCTGGGCAACAAATCGTTCGGCATTTCCAGCAACCTGCGCCACCTGTGCGCCATTGCGCTGCCCGAGGCGGCCAAGCCGCCATTTTTCCGCTATGACTGGCGGGCCGAAGGGTGGAATCTGGCCTTCGCGCTGGGGTTGGTGCTGGCCGGGGCAGTGTTCGGCGGCCTGCTCGCCAACCCGCAGCCCACGCACCTGAGCGCCGCCGGAGTCCAAAGTCTGCACGACCTCGGCGTGGCGGTGCGGCCCGGTCTGGTGCCCGCTGAACTCACTGACCTGCGTCATCCCGGCGTGTGGGGGCTGCTCGCCCTGAGTGGCCTGCTCATCGGCTTCGGCACCCGCTATGCGGGCGGCTGCACCAGCGGTCACGCGATTACCGGGCTCAGCACCCTGCAACTTCCGAGCCTGATTGCCACCGTCTCCTTTTTCGCCGGGGGCATCTTCAGCGCCAACGTGCTGCTGCCGCTCCTGTTCGGCGCCCTGGGTATCGGAGGGCTGAAATGACGAGTATTCCCGACGTTCACACTCCGGCCAAAGCGCCCGTTTCTCCCGCCCGGCAGGCGACTGGCCTGCTCGCTTACCTC
The nucleotide sequence above comes from Deinococcus radiodurans R1 = ATCC 13939 = DSM 20539. Encoded proteins:
- a CDS encoding YeeE/YedE family protein, whose amino-acid sequence is MTDLLDLLRSPWPWWVGGPLIGLTVPLLLWLGNKSFGISSNLRHLCAIALPEAAKPPFFRYDWRAEGWNLAFALGLVLAGAVFGGLLANPQPTHLSAAGVQSLHDLGVAVRPGLVPAELTDLRHPGVWGLLALSGLLIGFGTRYAGGCTSGHAITGLSTLQLPSLIATVSFFAGGIFSANVLLPLLFGALGIGGLK